The window ACATAAGCTACATTTAAAAGCCACTATGGTCATTGTCCATGTCTTTCCTTTATCTTCATTTTGGAAGACTTCCCATTGTGGCtgatatttaattcaaaaaaatatgatatttaatgcTAAGTTTTTTGTGACATTTTACGAAGGCCTTCCATTCTTTCTTTAAGTAATCTCCTGTTTGGCCATAATATATGGTCATAAAAAATTTTATACAAGTGTCTTGGGTAAATACAAGACATCAGAGGATCCAATGTAATTTGATGGTATAATTGATATTCTTCTTTTTATTTGTAATGATTTACATTTGAATTGGGGCAAGTTTTTGCATTACTTGTATGACTCAAAGTGAAAAAATCATCACAGAGCAAGCCCCTATTATTTATGGATTGTAGTTGAGACTTTTCTCTCTTTTATGGGAGGAAAGAATCCTACTATATGTCTGAAAGGTGCGATGTCATATCCTACTTTATCTTCTGATGGTTTTTCATTCTCTACTCACGAGAAAGAATTGAGGTGAAAGCAAAACTTAGATTTTTTATGGTGTGCAACTAAAGTAGTTTATATAAAACGTTTTGTAAAATAATGTAACCTGTTGAATTTACAAAGCTATTAACATTCATAATTCTGACTTTGGTTTAACAAAAGGAAAGCAGAAAAATAATTAAGCAAAGAAATTTATTTTGTTGATTGTTTGGAATAGTAGtgcaaagaaaataaaaagaaaaggttTATCATATTTATTTCCATTTTTCACCTCTACCAAAGATTGTATTAATTGTTAGAATATCTATTTGAAACCTATAATGAAATATTCTTTTCTGCTTTACTGGATTTCTATGATACAAGAACGGGATTTacgatttttatattttaaaatctaATTCGTTATCAATAAGACATGGataaaagcaaaaataaaattgGAACCGTATTAGAAATTGTTGAGCCTCACCATATATAGCATCATTGATCTTTAGCAAGAACTGATAGAAGCACAGAAGCTACAAAAACCTTTTGCAGAGTAAGTCTCGAAACGTAGATGTAAGAGAGACAGAATCATACAATGTTAGAATAAACAAATTTGAGGATTTCTTTATTGTTTTGGTACAAACACGATCAATGGCAGTTTTTGAAGAATTTTTGAGAAACTGATTGATTTCTTAGGGACATTAGTTGAGAGAAGAAGTGGTTGCTTTTTGTAGGACTTATTTGCTTGTTTAGGGGCGTTACTTTTGTTTGGAATTGTAACTTGTGAGAATTCCATAGCCGCTCTCTTAATAGTCGCCTGTGGTCGTGACTTTTGGTTTTTTAGAAATAGCAGAAAGTAATAAAAAAATAGGATAGAAGTCAAAATTGAGAAAATAGATAATTAGGTTTCCTGGGCAAATAGGTATGCCACATCAGCTGGTCAATTcccaactttatatatatatatatatatatatatgatatgatGTGTGATTTGAAGCATACCACTATGGCTTTTTTAAACTTCTCAAACTATGCCTATATTGGCAAATGCATTCGGTTTTACCTATACGGTAGATTGCTTTTCTTTCATCAATTCTTAGTAGGTAGCGAGATTCAAATTGCAAATAAAACTTGTAAGGCTTAATGTGAATTCTCCTATTAGTTGTGAAAACTTGTTCTATTAGTTGTAACAAACTTTCACTTTTGGTCATTGGAATGTGGTTAGCAATTCTTGATTTGCAACAATGTGAGAAATGAACAAGGTGATTTTATATAATGTATTTGCTTAAGTTTGATTTTAATGTTTGAGATCGTTAGTTGAGGAATTGAGGTTCTAGTCTCTACTAGAAGACTAAATTACATAGTATGTCCTCTAATTAACAAGTATTGCTAAAGTTGCCCTATATCCATTTTTCAAGATTTTGCAAGTGCTATCCTTAAGGTttggagataagtacagatataaCCAATTTTGGAGCCACCACTGAAGTCATATTCGCACTAAATATTTTTTGCTAATTTATTCACTTCGGAATACACTTCAGACATATGAGATTGAAGTTTTGCAAACTTCGGTCATTATTTAGCTTGAAGTGTGACCTCGTCAAGGTTAAACTTAGATATTTTTGTGTGAATTGTGGCTTGGCTTATCAACGCTAACTTTGGACATTTTTGACCGAAGTTGTGACCTTGACAAGGCCTAACTTCATACATTAAAGACGTGATGCCTATGCTCATAGCCGTGAAATTAAGCCATTTGACGCACTAATATGAAAATTGCTTGTATTTGGATGTACCTTAATTACTGGCAGCAACGCATGATAGGTTGTACTGAAACTTAGTACATAGATTGTACTGAAACCATATTTACAAGTGAGtagccaaaagaaaaaaaacttgGTCCTCGGGCCTAACAAGATTCTAGGATATCTATGATTAAAACAGTATCTTCTGCGTAGATCTGTTTACACCAAAAGCAAAAAAGCAAATACAATTAAGCTTGATCTTCTGCACATAGTTTCTTCTATCCTCAAAACATCTGGAATTCCTTTCTTTCCAGACTGTCCACCAAATACATGTTGGGACTCCATCCATCTCTTTCACTTGCTTCAGTTCCAGCTTCATCCCAACTGAAAAGAACTTCAGTTTTCTTACTAGGCATTGTCCAAGTTATGCTCCTGAGATTAATAAAGATCTTCCATAACTTGTCAATTATCTTGCAATATAAAAATAGATGCCTAAGTGTCTCAACATCTTCTCCATATAAGTGGATCTTGAGCACAATTGAATTCCTTGTCTTATGTCAGAACAACCTCATTTGCTAGTAACCAAGAAAAGCATGCTACCTTATAGGGAATTTTGATTTTTCATATATGCTTCCAAGGCTAGTTGGTAGTTTGATTCAGACTCTTGATAATTTTTTGACCCATGATCTCAATTCCTTTCTTCACCTCTAAATCTCTTATGTAAAATTCATGCAATAAGTTCAGCCACATTTTTGCTTGAACTTCAGTCATATATGTCTGAAGTTTAGGTAACAAATTTTTATCCAAAAACGGTAATTTGTTCTTCGGGTTGACAAATACACGATTCAACATTCAAATCTACTTCATATAAGCTCAACTTTAAAACATAAGTTCTAAATATCATAAAAAATAAACCTCTTATCATCACTTTTTAAGAAACAATAATTAATCAAACAAACCCATTTTGAGACAATACTAATGGTAAATTGCCAATGTTTTCAAGCTTTTCCAACAACAACACTTGATTTGAACTCACTTTTCATATTCCAAATTCAAGAGTCACTTCTTCAAAGCATTATAGTTCAATTGctataaatttttaaaatactattttacaacaactaagaaaaagaagaacctgaagaagaagaagaaaaagaaaaggtagAGAAGAAGCATTTGTCTAAAGTTTTCTATATACCGAGTACCAATTAAACCTTTGAAAAAAATGGGTACAAATGCAGGCAACCAAATAGGGTGTCACGTGAAATTTTACTAAGGTTTGTGAACTTTAGTCTCTTCTCCAATATATGCTAACATTAGTACCTTTCTGGTATAAATGAGGAGTGCTATTGAAAGTTACTGCAAGTACACACTAGAGTCACTGATGTTCACAATTGAGCAAAGATGAGTCACCTAAAGTTCACACTTGAGCAAAGACAACTGACTTTGAAACAGAACACGATGATAAAGCCTGGAAAGTTCTATCCAATAACTCAAGTTAGATGATAGTATAATGTTCTGCTTCTTTTAAAGGAAAAGAGTACATATTTATAAGATGCTCTTAGTAAACTAATATACTAGTAGAATAGCTAGTTTACATGTCAGTAACACTTGTAGCTAGAGAAGGTTATTCTTCCATTTAGGGTGCTCAAAGATTTTCTTCATCTTCCTGGTTGTCATCTGCGGCTAGAAGATGATTTAAAGAGACTTTGGCCTTCTTTGTTTCTTTTGATTTCTCGTTGGTTTCATGTTCATCACCCTTTCTCTTGAGGGATTCATCTTTCTCAGCCTCTATTTCTCCTTCCTCAGTTGCAACAGCTTTGCCATCAGAGCTCTATATCTTCTCCTACGAGGATGACGTTGATTCAGATTCAACCCTATTTTCTTCACCATTTACAACTTCTTTGGACAGTGCAGTTACAGGTTGATGTAAAATGGAGGCGACTTCTTCATTACTTGCCAGATCAACGGGGGTTTTCCCGGACTTGTTTTTGGTATTAACAGTTGCACCTTTCTTCAGCAAATACTTGACGAGTTCCAGGTGAGATCCTTGGGCAGCATAGTGAATGTGAGTTATACCCTTATGATTACATGATTTGACGGACACTCCAGAACTAACCAGAAGCCTAACAACCTCCAAATGACCTTTTTGAGCGGCAAAGTGAATTGCACCCATGTCATCCATAGCAGCAGCACCCGCATCGGCTTTGTTCTTGCAGAGATAATCCACTATCAGGGCATGCCCATACCATGCTGCTAGATGGAGCCTGAAGTTCATTTCAATTCAACAGTAAGGCAAAAGGATACTAGAAATTACTGCATCAAAGCGACTTGACTCACTTGACAGTTTAAAAAAAGAAACCAGATATTAGGAAAAAACAAAATAGAGGGACATCCAAAACTGGCCATATGTTGGAAGTATTTAAGACATCCAGAGGCAGAAGCTCACAAGGAAAAGGATTGAAAACTGAAACACAAGGCGAGACTGTCGATATCAATTTCAACATATTTTAATTGATTAAGTAGTTGAATGAAATCTTAAGAGAAAATAGGACAAGACAAATGAGATAGTAAACAAATGTCAGGTAATGAAGTGTTGATAACCGTGGTGAGAACAAAATCAACTACAAAGGAGACTTTTGGAGATAAGGCAATATCATTAAGCATCATCCATCCTTTCTTCTCATGTTAAGACAAATGAATTTACCAAACTTATTCAAGATACTATTCgatattcactttctttttcctttttaatgaTAATGGTAAAGTTCATGCCAACTTGCAAACACCTCTATTGTTCCACCGACTACCTACATCCTCCCACCAGTACATGTACTATTCGGTCTTCACTAACGAGTCATTTGTTTGACTTCCCaatatattctttttctttttaattatttttttaattcagaCATCTTTGTAAGGCTATCAAACAACACCAACTTTAAGTGCACAACTCTATGCCTGGGGAGACAATCTGTTCACAGCCAGCAATAAGAAATAGAAATTTATTGTGATGAATATTTTTGATAACTCAAAACTGGATCTTTCTGACAACAGTATGATAATGTGGAGAGAAAATGTTATCAGCTAGAAAATATATAACATTAGCCATACAATATATTTAGAACATTGCTTTACATGTAGAAGAGATAAAGCCACTCATAAAGCAAGTGTTACAAAGTCGAAGCGATAGTTACACAATCTTAGACTTGTGATGCAAAAGACTAAACTTTACTTGTAAAACTTTGTGAAGATCCCCTTAAACAATTGATAACAACACAAATTGACCATCCTTTCTTGGCCACGCCAAACCCTGACAGATGTTTGGGTTTTAACTCAATATAGCCACCTTAAGCACTTCCTCTCCCTCCTTTTAAAATCATAAGTACATGATGAGACTAAGCTGAAGCTCCATCGTGTAAAGTTTTTTCATACGTCAATGAATATCCTTAAAGATTATCTCCATGGACAGATCTTGATACTACATTTACTTCAGATTGTCCAGTTACTTTTTAAGACTTAAAAAAATTTAGTAGTTGGAGATGCTTAGGATAGATGTAAGGAAAACGATGAGTGATAGTAgagtgcctgcatccaaagaaataTTGTGAGTTTTgcaggggaaggttggttcgtgcttttGTCTTTTGCTTTGCTTGTGCTCGTGTCTTGAGATCCTGTTTGAGCCACCCTGGGTAAATAAATGTGTGCatttgatgaatgtagttatttatTATATAGTAGTATGCAATATCGACTAAGTTGGATAAACCAATGACTATGACACTTTAAGAGACATTGCGAATTATTTgcattagaattttgagggtccttaAAATTCGCCCCAGTTCAATAAGCGATTCTTTGATCATTCTGCATATGACGAAGTTGGCTcgacttgctttagaattttgagggtcctcctcaaaattctgccccagtttctgaccatggcaaaaatgaagattttattgagatgtgatcgaacccacagggctgcctacgtatccccccttaaacgggaatcaggtcaagcgtagttcagttacatcaaatgaagaaatgtaaacaatctaaatatagtatctcttgactgcgtctgagttgatatggttttggccaaacttctccgtCCATCTCTACGAGTATGATCACTCATCCTGTTAATACTTGATGAACTATGTAGGgaccttgccaattgggtgaaaatttccctttggcttcatcttgatgcaggAAGATCAGCTTCAGTACTAGCTGCCCTGGTGTGAATTGTCTAGACCTggcccttttgttgaaagctctggacattctgttttggtaaagttgaccgtgacatattgcgttcattcttttttcgtcaatgagagccagttgttcatagcggctctgtacccattctgcgtcgttgagctcagcttcttgtataattcttagaGAATAGATCTCTGCTTGGGCAGGAATAACcgcttcagtaccataaaccaataagttGGGAGTTTCCCCAGTTGATGTGCAAATCGTGGTACGATACCCAAGCAGAGCAAATGGcagcttctcatgccattgtttgtaattatctaccattttcctcagtatcttcttgatgttcttgttggcctCTTCTACATCTCTATTCATTTGTGGTATGTATGTTGTGGAGTtcctatgcttgatcttgaacgtttcacacatggctttcatcaaatCGTTGTTTAAATTGGCGGcgttgtcagtaatgattgactgaatcaatatcctcatgttgcgttgtctcattacatgtcataatcgtaggttcatcgggataggtaataataatgctgaaaagaaaaaatataaaaataataataaatatgaaaagcagtaatgcattaaAAAAATCTTTATAACATCAACAAGTGCGGCTTGAtggctcgagcaattatttcaaaacagaaCACTGAAAAATGTCTCATatgctcaaaactattttttaaagtaattcatgctaatttgctaggctacccaggaactcgacgggcccgatATGGTGCatcggtccagttcttgagaagatgccaatatgcacgaaccaacatttgggaatgggaataatcaaaagaaagaaaaggcaaaaggtaaccaagttagtaaggaatattaaaagagtgtttgtgcccgaggtaggcctaagcgacacgtaGACTtgggagaaaattgatgccaataattgcgtCATTTCATCAATGTGATAAATGAACCAAAcctctactaaaacgacaataattataaagattTATTAATGGCacttgccttattacaatcaaagtCTAAAACGAGTCTAGAAAGCAAATAAAGTAGTATTCCTAATCTATTTGGTCCCAGAGGGatcttctccatgcttggccttcttggcTCCATCAATCAGGTTCCCCAAGTCGCACATGTCCAACAGTACATAAGcccttgctagatgccctccttcatTGCCCTCTACATTCTGACAGTCTGAGATcattttcctcatctttccctcaaactccatcaACCCCTGCTCCAAATATTCAAACCTCTCTTTTGATTTAGTAGTGATTCTTTTCCACTTGTTGATTGCTTCAATGTCCACCTTGTGCTGTTCCAAATGTCTGACTTCAGATTTGAAAACCCTTTTGCGCAACATCATGTATTTGACTTGTGCCTTAGCAGTATCGTCTATGACACTATTCCTCAAATTAATCCCTGGAttgacatctcccgctatatcatctaccaaccatgataggtagaagtacacatggccggcgTGATACTCGTTGCTAGGGTaccattcgaacatccaatgcactttttcatcagtcaaattgctgaagaaacgtaccCATGTCACAGCATTTCCCGGTTGCGCAAACTTGTTtaggataaaagtcattctcttcgaATGGTGATAGgatatgtggtcattccatggtcgtcaCGGAAGTTCTTGACGGCATTCACCTCTCTGAAAGTGTTCTAATAACCATACCTGTAGCAATAGATTGCAACCCTCGAAGTGCACATACCCTTTTTTGCAACAGTCTAAAGCCCGATACATCTCAACCATGATCATATGGAGAATGGTGTAAATTTTCCCCTCAATTCCCTCATTAAAGTCCTAGCGATCATAGTtaggcgagtgtggatcctttctccCTTCATCGGAAATATCAGCATTCCCATAAAATAGATAATAAATACGAAAACCTGGTTGTGTGTCCAACCCAAAGAggtaatggcaagttcatcatggTAAAGGAGATATGACTTGTTGTGTCCATAATGCTCATAAAGGAACTCAAATGGTATATAAAACTTCTCCAGACAtagtaactcatcatttttcttgaaacccatcattttcaagaaACCTCGGGAAATGCGGTTTTTCGGTACCAACAAACcagggctatcccatgggagTCTAGCGAAGTCTCCTATTTCCTCTAAAAGAGAAGTCATTTATATGTTGCCAAAACGGAAGACGACTctcttctcatcccaaaacatggtgACGGCCTCAATTAATGCATCATTTGGATGAATGTCTAATAAAAAGGGTAAATTCTTGAGGACTCTTTTTACATGGTTTTTGTCACTTGGTGAGAGGTTTTTAAACCAATCCAACAACAAGAGATGGGatattttaaaaaacaaataatGTTAGCTatttccccctccagatttgactatttacacattaatgatcgaCATACACAAATATTTTCTCCAAATAATACACATATCGTgatggtgtccattgggattaCGGAAATCCCggcggactttggacaaggcttgccttagcgGATTATCACGCggacaacgttctaacccatactaggtttggacatgatgcatgcatAGTTAATATTAGAGTGAAGTTTCTAGAAAAGTTTAGACTGGTACCCTCaagcggacaacttgagagggaaaggcacgaaaTTGTCGA is drawn from Nicotiana tomentosiformis chromosome 12, ASM39032v3, whole genome shotgun sequence and contains these coding sequences:
- the LOC104098203 gene encoding LOW QUALITY PROTEIN: uncharacterized protein (The sequence of the model RefSeq protein was modified relative to this genomic sequence to represent the inferred CDS: substituted 2 bases at 2 genomic stop codons); this translates as MRILIQSIITDNAANLNNDLMKAMCETFKIKHRNSTTYIPQMNRDVEEANKNIKKILRKMVDNYKQWHEKLPFALLGYRTTICTSTGETPNLLVYGTEAVIPAQAEIYSLRIIQEAELNDAEWIVSPGIELLHLAAWYGHALIVDYLCKNKADAGAAAMDDMGAIHFAAQKGHLEVVRLLVSSGVSVKSCNHKGITHIHYAAQGSHLELVKYLLKKGATVNTKNKSGKTPVDLASNEEVASILHQPVTALSKEVVNGEENRVESESTSSSXEKIXSSDGKAVATEEGEIEAEKDESLKRKGDEHETNEKSKETKKAKVSLNHLLAADDNQEDEENL